A genome region from Anopheles stephensi strain Indian chromosome 2, UCI_ANSTEP_V1.0, whole genome shotgun sequence includes the following:
- the LOC118517587 gene encoding uncharacterized protein LOC118517587 isoform X4: MGRWFAVHNVHETFRPFYCLLKVTGLAPFHLTRQPKNDRRERYCAFGYTATFLFVYTYAIYSYLFTTNTAHLYISKIVAVMENGYMFCEFMVTNLAIVLGLLMRHRVTESFTLLFEIDEQLHVLQWSVDHSQQHCRLTMFCGALLGSFLTMLFTTILIVTAHVDLFPAPVLDMMALAISSFCFLLQIVQFAVMVLLLLSRYSAINKTFRMYFPTTPSAVGNRSEFAICSEKEQINVLKQIKILHDKLNDVVELVNYCFSVQITFCVGLCFVIGVVCSFGLFRAFIYRNELFYMGVLNFIWYMYYLFFVLFFIAVGSKITREGKRIGILVHKAINCSSSSAVINELNLFSQQLLHRSPVITCGLFVYDWTLWYTMIGATATYLIILIQFDVSFPNLVNVNATAVYRGST, from the exons ATGGGCCGCTGGTTCGCTGTTCACAATGTCCACGAGACGTTTCGACCGTTTTACTGTCTACTGAAAGTGACAGGATTGGCACCATTCCATCTCACTCGTCAGCCGAAAAACGACAGAAGAGAGCGGTACTGTGCCTTCGGCTACACGGCCACATTCCTCTTTGTCTACACGTACGCAATCTACAGCTATCTCTTCACGACCAACACCGCCCATCTGTACATTTCGAAAATAGTGGCAGTGATGGAAAATGGGTACATGTTCTGTGAGTTCATGGTGACAAATTTGGCGATAGTTTTGGGTTTGCTGATGCGTCATCGAGTCACCGAATCGTTCACGCTGCTGTTCGAGATTGACGAACAGTTGCACGTGCTGCAGTGGTCCGTGGATCATTCGCAGCAACACTGTCGACTCACCATGTTTTGTGGCGCTCTATTGGGCTCTTTCCTGACAATGCTGTTCACTACCATTCTGATCGTGACCGCTCATGTTGACCTTTTCCCCGCACCCGTTCTCGACATGATGGCGCTGGCGATATCGAGTTTCTGCTTCCTTCTGCAAATAGTACAGTTCGCTgtgatggtgctgcttctgctgtcGCGATATAGTGCCATCAACAAAACGTTCAG GATGTACTTCCCGACCACTCCGTCGGCGGTGGGAAATCGGAGCGAGTTTGCGATATGCAGCGAAAAGGAGCAGATTAATGTGCTGAAGCAAATCAAAATCCTGCACGACAAACTGAACGACGTGGTGGAGCTCGTTAATTATTGCTTTTCAGTACAG ATCACATTCTGCGTTGGATTGTGCTTCGTCATCGGAGTCGTCTGTTCATTCGGTCTGTTCCGGGCGTTCATCTATCGGAACGAGCTATTCTACATGGGTGTGCTGAACTTCATCTGGTACATGTATTATCTTTTCTTCGTCCTGTTTTTCATCGCCGTCGGGAGCAAAATAACACGCGAG GGCAAGCGGATCGGCATTCTAGTGCATAAAGCCATCAACtgttcgtcttcgtcagcagTGATAAATGAG TTGAACCTGTTTTCCCAGCAGCTACTCCATCGCAGTCCGGTCATAACGTGCGGGTTGTTTGTCTACGACTGGACACTCTGGTACACG ATGATTGGCGCCACAGCGACGTACCTCATCATCTTAATTCAGTTCGATGTCTCGTTCCCGAACTTGGTCAATGTCAACGCCACGGCGGTGTACCGTGGAAGCACATAG
- the LOC118517587 gene encoding putative gustatory receptor 2a isoform X6, protein MLSNETLDVYSSIEVLYWILRLFGYAPYGLRIKQGANVSDHRNVPAGWRTKFYTTAFLLAYTLAYAKFMFELKHTGFTSSIIEGKGEPVSSQTSRWKRTFDHRRLLRQIWTGVKRIAITLPVYIYGTIITCQIHQSSCKLQLLYVFTYVLFVNSYGLMMLQCTTFLETIRTRYKLLNICFRMYFPTTPSAVGNRSEFAICSEKEQINVLKQIKILHDKLNDVVELVNYCFSVQITFCVGLCFVIGVVCSFGLFRAFIYRNELFYMGVLNFIWYMYYLFFVLFFIAVGSKITREGKRIGILVHKAINCSSSSAVINELNLFSQQLLHRSPVITCGLFVYDWTLWYTMIGATATYLIILIQFDVSFPNLVNVNATAVYRGST, encoded by the exons ATGCTGTCGAACGAGACGTTAGATGTGTACAGTTCGATTGAAGTGCTGTACTGGATTCTGCGACTGTTCGGGTACGCGCCGTACGGATTGAGGATCAAGCAGGGCGCTAACGTATCCGACCACCGGAACGTTCCGGCTGGTTGGCGAACAAAGTTCTACACTACAGCCTTTTTACTAGCATACACGCTAGCGTATGCCAAATTCATGTTTGAGCTGAAACATACTGGCTTTACGTCGTCGATCATCGAAGGAAAAGGAGAAC CCGTGTCCTCACAGACCAGCCGTTGGAAACGGACCTTTGATCACCGACGATTGCTACGACAGATTTGGACCGGTGTCAAACGGATCGCTATTACTTTGCCGGTCTATATCTACGGAACCATCATTACGTGCCAAATTCATCAGAGTTCGTGCAAACTGCAATTGCTGTACGTGTTCACTTATGTACTGTTCGTCAATTCGTACGGTCTGATGATGCTGCAGTGCACTACGTTTCTGGAGACTATTAGGACGCGATATAAGCTGCTGAATATATGCTTCCG GATGTACTTCCCGACCACTCCGTCGGCGGTGGGAAATCGGAGCGAGTTTGCGATATGCAGCGAAAAGGAGCAGATTAATGTGCTGAAGCAAATCAAAATCCTGCACGACAAACTGAACGACGTGGTGGAGCTCGTTAATTATTGCTTTTCAGTACAG ATCACATTCTGCGTTGGATTGTGCTTCGTCATCGGAGTCGTCTGTTCATTCGGTCTGTTCCGGGCGTTCATCTATCGGAACGAGCTATTCTACATGGGTGTGCTGAACTTCATCTGGTACATGTATTATCTTTTCTTCGTCCTGTTTTTCATCGCCGTCGGGAGCAAAATAACACGCGAG GGCAAGCGGATCGGCATTCTAGTGCATAAAGCCATCAACtgttcgtcttcgtcagcagTGATAAATGAG TTGAACCTGTTTTCCCAGCAGCTACTCCATCGCAGTCCGGTCATAACGTGCGGGTTGTTTGTCTACGACTGGACACTCTGGTACACG ATGATTGGCGCCACAGCGACGTACCTCATCATCTTAATTCAGTTCGATGTCTCGTTCCCGAACTTGGTCAATGTCAACGCCACGGCGGTGTACCGTGGAAGCACATAG
- the LOC118517587 gene encoding uncharacterized protein LOC118517587 isoform X2 encodes MSLFGEDALVAFETFSVLLKYLGVNPPISCDRKRIRLVYRCINVVSIVLSTLFYGFLLLNISLDSGVLKADLRSLIVTRMHDLYFVLRYVTVIVVQLHVLCNGAEINRLFRALNSISNAVVLLANRRGHGSKLQFFGTIRFAKGLRVFSLSYPFVCLIISFSVLKLMNRDQLIGHVFQFVRLLYFTTYVHLWLQATLAVLLVLSRYEALKNLFGMYFPTTPSAVGNRSEFAICSEKEQINVLKQIKILHDKLNDVVELVNYCFSVQITFCVGLCFVIGVVCSFGLFRAFIYRNELFYMGVLNFIWYMYYLFFVLFFIAVGSKITREGKRIGILVHKAINCSSSSAVINELNLFSQQLLHRSPVITCGLFVYDWTLWYTMIGATATYLIILIQFDVSFPNLVNVNATAVYRGST; translated from the exons ATGTCGTTGTTCGGAGAAGACGCCTTAGTGGCGTTTGAAACGTTCAGCGTGTTGCTGAAGTATCTCGGTGTCAATCCACCCATATCATGCGATCGGAAACGCATACGTCTGGTCTACCGATGCATCAACGTCGTGTCGATCGTGCTTTCGACTTTGTTCTACGGCTTTTTGCTGTTAAACATTTCGTTGGACTCGGGAGTGTTGAAAGCAGACTTAAGGTCGCTAATTGTCACACGCATGCACGATCTATACTTTGTGCTTCGGTACGTAACCGTGATCGTGGTGCAATTGCATGTCCTCTGCAACGGGGCCGAAATAAACCGTCTGTTTCGCGCACTAAACTCGATCTCGAACGCGGTGGTTCTGCTGGCCAATCGGAGAGGACACGGCAGCAAGTTGCAGTTCTTCGGAACGATTCGTTTTGCAAAAGGATTGCGCGTCTTTTCCTTGTCGTATCCATTCGTTTGCCTCATCATATCCTTTTCCGTGCTAAAGTTGATGAATCGGGACCAACTCATTGGACATGTGTTTCAGTTTGTGCGCCTACTGTACTTCACGACGTACGTGCATCTCTGGTTACAAGCGACACTGGCTGTACTGCTGGTACTTTCCCGCTACGAAGCGCTGAAAAACCTGTTCGG GATGTACTTCCCGACCACTCCGTCGGCGGTGGGAAATCGGAGCGAGTTTGCGATATGCAGCGAAAAGGAGCAGATTAATGTGCTGAAGCAAATCAAAATCCTGCACGACAAACTGAACGACGTGGTGGAGCTCGTTAATTATTGCTTTTCAGTACAG ATCACATTCTGCGTTGGATTGTGCTTCGTCATCGGAGTCGTCTGTTCATTCGGTCTGTTCCGGGCGTTCATCTATCGGAACGAGCTATTCTACATGGGTGTGCTGAACTTCATCTGGTACATGTATTATCTTTTCTTCGTCCTGTTTTTCATCGCCGTCGGGAGCAAAATAACACGCGAG GGCAAGCGGATCGGCATTCTAGTGCATAAAGCCATCAACtgttcgtcttcgtcagcagTGATAAATGAG TTGAACCTGTTTTCCCAGCAGCTACTCCATCGCAGTCCGGTCATAACGTGCGGGTTGTTTGTCTACGACTGGACACTCTGGTACACG ATGATTGGCGCCACAGCGACGTACCTCATCATCTTAATTCAGTTCGATGTCTCGTTCCCGAACTTGGTCAATGTCAACGCCACGGCGGTGTACCGTGGAAGCACATAG
- the LOC118517587 gene encoding uncharacterized protein LOC118517587 isoform X5 encodes MRWFLVRNVYDSVQPFMNLLGLVGLAPFGNRLAMKPVNRCLEMVYALVYVSLYSYAIYAFLFVANVADFHLSLIIGTIECIHLFCQYLTMVFAILFAWTVKGRIVSVLHTLHECDVQLSPFGPSIDHRKLHMKVLMLAVGIVCSYLLLLAIHLPLIMELFPHVEPSLKEILPASMFGLCFLLQICQFLFFLLVLKERYCAVNRAFRMYFPTTPSAVGNRSEFAICSEKEQINVLKQIKILHDKLNDVVELVNYCFSVQITFCVGLCFVIGVVCSFGLFRAFIYRNELFYMGVLNFIWYMYYLFFVLFFIAVGSKITREGKRIGILVHKAINCSSSSAVINELNLFSQQLLHRSPVITCGLFVYDWTLWYTMIGATATYLIILIQFDVSFPNLVNVNATAVYRGST; translated from the exons atgcgcTGGTTTTTGGTTAGGAATGTATACGATTCTGTGCAACCGTTTATGAATCTTCTCGGGCTCGTAGGACTGGCCCCGTTTGGGAATAGATTGGCTATGAAGCCCGTGAACCGGTGCTTAGAGATGGTTTATGCGCTAGTGTACGTCAGTCTGTATAGCTATGCCATCTACGCGTTCCTATTCGTAGCTAACGTGGCCGATTTTCATCTTTCGCTGATTATCGGCACCATAGAGTGCATCCATCTCTTCTGCCAGTATCTGACGATGGTGTTTGCTATCCTGTTCGCCTGGACTGTGAAGGGACGAATAGTCTCCGTTCTACATACGCTGCACGAATGTGATGTCCAGCTGAGCCCTTTCGGCCCATCGATTGATCATCGTAAACTGCACATGAAAGTGCTCATGCTGGCAGTTGGTATAGTGTGTTCGTATTTGTTACTGTTGGCCATACATCTGCCTTTAATAATGGAACTCTTTCCGCACGTGGAACCATCGCTGAAAGAGATCCTTCCAGCGTCCATGTTTGGGCTGTGCTTCTTGCTGCAAATTTGccagttcctttttttcctgctcgtACTAAAAGAGCGATACTGCGCCGTCAACCGAGCGTTTAG GATGTACTTCCCGACCACTCCGTCGGCGGTGGGAAATCGGAGCGAGTTTGCGATATGCAGCGAAAAGGAGCAGATTAATGTGCTGAAGCAAATCAAAATCCTGCACGACAAACTGAACGACGTGGTGGAGCTCGTTAATTATTGCTTTTCAGTACAG ATCACATTCTGCGTTGGATTGTGCTTCGTCATCGGAGTCGTCTGTTCATTCGGTCTGTTCCGGGCGTTCATCTATCGGAACGAGCTATTCTACATGGGTGTGCTGAACTTCATCTGGTACATGTATTATCTTTTCTTCGTCCTGTTTTTCATCGCCGTCGGGAGCAAAATAACACGCGAG GGCAAGCGGATCGGCATTCTAGTGCATAAAGCCATCAACtgttcgtcttcgtcagcagTGATAAATGAG TTGAACCTGTTTTCCCAGCAGCTACTCCATCGCAGTCCGGTCATAACGTGCGGGTTGTTTGTCTACGACTGGACACTCTGGTACACG ATGATTGGCGCCACAGCGACGTACCTCATCATCTTAATTCAGTTCGATGTCTCGTTCCCGAACTTGGTCAATGTCAACGCCACGGCGGTGTACCGTGGAAGCACATAG
- the LOC118517587 gene encoding uncharacterized protein LOC118517587 isoform X1: MSKRCVGIDDNPNSLHRELESTGTVVMLTPDEDALKAFECFTLMVKCLGLYPPVTCSRKRSSIRYKLCNLATIALSTTFYGFLLLFHSLDLETIKLGSGSLISSRMHDFYFVSRYLTVVAVLLHSFINQDSVDRLFCLLNEVSSVVANLNKHQSAGGCIGYFGTHRFARHLRWLSLVYPLMFVAMTCFVERWLPNCGLQVHAFNVVRFLYFYSYVHLWVQAILTLFLVLARFSALNRLFRMYFPTTPSAVGNRSEFAICSEKEQINVLKQIKILHDKLNDVVELVNYCFSVQITFCVGLCFVIGVVCSFGLFRAFIYRNELFYMGVLNFIWYMYYLFFVLFFIAVGSKITREGKRIGILVHKAINCSSSSAVINELNLFSQQLLHRSPVITCGLFVYDWTLWYTMIGATATYLIILIQFDVSFPNLVNVNATAVYRGST, from the exons ATGTCCAAGCGTTGTGTGGGGATCGATGATAACCCGAATAGTCTGCATCGTGAGCTCGAATCGACTGGCACCGTGGTTATGTTGACTCCCGACGAGGACGCTTTGAAGGCCTTTGAATGTTTCACCTTGATGGTGAAGTGTCTCGGTCTCTACCCACCGGTGACATGCAGCAGGAAGCGATCATCCATTCGTTACAAGCTGTGCAATCTGGCAACCATCGCGCTTTCGACCACCTTCTATGGATTTCTGCTCCTATTCCACTCGCTAGATTTGGAAACGATCAAACTCGGTTCGGGTTCGCTGATCAGCTCGCGGATGCACGATTTTTACTTTGTGTCGCGTTACTTGACTGTAGTGGCGGTACTGCTGCATTCCTTCATCAACCAAGACAGTGTGGATCGGTTGTTCTGCCTGCTCAACGAGGTGTCCAGTGTGGTGGCAAATCTGAACAAACATCAATCTGCTGGTGGCTGCATCGGATACTTTGGAACGCATCGCTTCGCTCGCCATCTGCGCTGGTTGTCACTGGTGTATCCGCTCATGTTTGTAGCAATGACTTGTTTCGTAGAACGTTGGCTACCCAACTGTGGGCTGCAGGTGCATGCCTTCAATGTGGTTCGCTTTTTGTACTTTTACTCCTACGTTCATTTGTGGGTGCAGGCTATTTTAACGCTGTTCTTGGTGCTCGCCCGATTCTCCGCATTGAATCGCTTGTTCCG GATGTACTTCCCGACCACTCCGTCGGCGGTGGGAAATCGGAGCGAGTTTGCGATATGCAGCGAAAAGGAGCAGATTAATGTGCTGAAGCAAATCAAAATCCTGCACGACAAACTGAACGACGTGGTGGAGCTCGTTAATTATTGCTTTTCAGTACAG ATCACATTCTGCGTTGGATTGTGCTTCGTCATCGGAGTCGTCTGTTCATTCGGTCTGTTCCGGGCGTTCATCTATCGGAACGAGCTATTCTACATGGGTGTGCTGAACTTCATCTGGTACATGTATTATCTTTTCTTCGTCCTGTTTTTCATCGCCGTCGGGAGCAAAATAACACGCGAG GGCAAGCGGATCGGCATTCTAGTGCATAAAGCCATCAACtgttcgtcttcgtcagcagTGATAAATGAG TTGAACCTGTTTTCCCAGCAGCTACTCCATCGCAGTCCGGTCATAACGTGCGGGTTGTTTGTCTACGACTGGACACTCTGGTACACG ATGATTGGCGCCACAGCGACGTACCTCATCATCTTAATTCAGTTCGATGTCTCGTTCCCGAACTTGGTCAATGTCAACGCCACGGCGGTGTACCGTGGAAGCACATAG
- the LOC118517587 gene encoding putative gustatory receptor 2a isoform X3, whose translation MVYKVLQKFSTSSSTEAFKPFLLLLKCLGLTPFFSNASNRRLLSALNVIILLLIGSLYINGPCRQIRRDMLRFQSSPLAVNSRIFTYLLGTLVYHLTMIINFLHRHRLCELFQAFVNIDRELQQVGVRINYRMHRFLITAGMVCFLCGIFVTSALVYAYKITVLNNQPNFDGRWYYNMFSFVYYNAAFPTITSYFTIVLWFLLVRFERLAMAIRMYFPTTPSAVGNRSEFAICSEKEQINVLKQIKILHDKLNDVVELVNYCFSVQITFCVGLCFVIGVVCSFGLFRAFIYRNELFYMGVLNFIWYMYYLFFVLFFIAVGSKITREGKRIGILVHKAINCSSSSAVINELNLFSQQLLHRSPVITCGLFVYDWTLWYTMIGATATYLIILIQFDVSFPNLVNVNATAVYRGST comes from the exons ATGGTGTACAAAGTGTTGCAAAAATTTAGTACCAGCAGCTCAACGGAAGCTTTTAAGCcatttctgctgctgcttaagTGTCTCGGATTGacaccatttttttccaatgCCTCGAACAGGAGGCTGCTGTCGGCGCTGAACGTTATCATTCTGCTGCTCATAGGCTCACTGTACATCAATGGACCATGCCGGCAAATTCGCCGGGATATGTTACGCTTCCAGTCATCGCCCCTAGCCGTGAACAGTCGCATCTTCACGTACCTGCTGGGAACGCTGGTGTATCATCTGACCATGATTATAAACTTTCTTCACCGACATCGCCTGTGTGAGCTGTTTCAAGCGTTTGTTAACATCGATCGTGAGCTGCAGCAAGTCGGCGTGCGGATCAACTATCGAATGCACCGGTTTCTTATCACTGCCGGCATGGTTTGCTTTCTGTGCGGCATCTTCGTTACTTCCGCGCTGGTGTATGCGTACAAAATCACGGTGCTGAACAATCAGCCCAATTTCGATGGCCGGTGGTATTACAACATGTTTTCGTTCGTCTATTACAACGCCGCCTTTCCCACGATCACAAGCTACTTCACCATTGTGCTATGGTTCCTGCTGGTGCGCTTTGAACGATTAGCCATGGCAATTAG GATGTACTTCCCGACCACTCCGTCGGCGGTGGGAAATCGGAGCGAGTTTGCGATATGCAGCGAAAAGGAGCAGATTAATGTGCTGAAGCAAATCAAAATCCTGCACGACAAACTGAACGACGTGGTGGAGCTCGTTAATTATTGCTTTTCAGTACAG ATCACATTCTGCGTTGGATTGTGCTTCGTCATCGGAGTCGTCTGTTCATTCGGTCTGTTCCGGGCGTTCATCTATCGGAACGAGCTATTCTACATGGGTGTGCTGAACTTCATCTGGTACATGTATTATCTTTTCTTCGTCCTGTTTTTCATCGCCGTCGGGAGCAAAATAACACGCGAG GGCAAGCGGATCGGCATTCTAGTGCATAAAGCCATCAACtgttcgtcttcgtcagcagTGATAAATGAG TTGAACCTGTTTTCCCAGCAGCTACTCCATCGCAGTCCGGTCATAACGTGCGGGTTGTTTGTCTACGACTGGACACTCTGGTACACG ATGATTGGCGCCACAGCGACGTACCTCATCATCTTAATTCAGTTCGATGTCTCGTTCCCGAACTTGGTCAATGTCAACGCCACGGCGGTGTACCGTGGAAGCACATAG
- the LOC118517591 gene encoding D-amino-acid oxidase gives MKQIVVIGAGVSGLSVAVQLAEHYYNLANVTLISEDVSPNTTGDGSAGLWGPYYCGKTPDHKIVKWSSETHLFFHQLWKNGLGGKIGVCLQPCMRLTTDPNGYPEPTWKDIVFGCQKIKESELKRLSNEHGRLYTGGYHFATFTCEPTGLLPYLFNRFIAVGGKFVASKVRNFDEIIRNRPVDLIVNCSGLGSMELASDKAVLPIRGQVARVSAPWIYEVILDDSDDGNYIIPNCETVVLGGTHQMNDFNRNVARDDSRFIFDGCERMLPSLRSASVTNEWVGLRPGRDSVRLELEHYRSDNEKGSVPIIHNYGHGGCGVTLCWGCAKEVVEISGTLGWSKPSTSKL, from the exons ATGAAACAAATTGTGGTGATCGGTGCCGGCGTCAGTGGGCTTAGTGTTGCGGTACAGTTGGCTGAACATTACTACAACCTAGCTAACGTGACTTTAATATCCGAGGACGTTAGTCCCAACACGACAGGTGATGGATCGGCCGGTTTATGGGGTCCATACTACTGTGGGAAGACGCCGGATCATAAGATAGT TAAATGGTCCAGCGAAACGCACCTATTTTTCCATCAACTGTGGAAGAACGGGCTTGGCGGAAAAATCGGTGTGTGCCTGCAACCATGCATGAGGCTAACGACAGACCCCAACGGATATCCGGAGCCGACGTGGAAGGATATAGTGTTCGGTTGCCAAAAAATCAAGGAATCGGAACTGAAGCGGCTTAGCAATGAGCATGGACGATTGTACACGGGCGGATATCACTTTGCCACCTTCACTTGCGAACCAACCGGCTTGTTGCCGTACTTGTTTAATCGGTTCATTGCGGTCGGTGGAAAGTTTGTGGCGTCGAAAGTCCGAAACTTTGATGAAATCATCCGTAATCGACCTGTGGATCTGATTGTGAACTGTAGCGGACTTGGCTCGATGGAGCTGGCTAGCGATAAGGCGGTGCTTCCCATTCGAGGTCAGGTAGCGCGGGTTAGTGCACCGTGGATTTATGAAGTCATTCTGGATGACAGTGACGATGGCAATTACATAATTCCCAA CTGTGAGACTGTCGTTTTGGGCGGAACACATCAGATGAACGACTTCAATCGCAACGTTGCACGGGACGACAGTCGATTCATTTTCGATGGATGTGAACGAATGCTCCCTAGCCTTCGTAGTGCGAGTGTTACCAACGAGTGGGTCGGTCTACGGCCTGGACGAGACAGCGTGCGCCTTGAGCTGGAACACTATCGATCAG ATAATGAGAAGGGCTCCGTGCCAATTATTCACAACTACGGACATGGCGGATGTGGAGTGACCCTATGCTGGGGATGTGCTAAAGAGGTGGTAGAAATCAGTGGTACTCTCGGGTGGAGTAAACCCAGCACATCTAAACTATAG